The Geothrix oryzae DNA window CGGACTCGGCCTCCAGCACCTCTGTGTTCCGCACCAGCCCTTCGCGGTACTGATCGCCCACGATGCGGAGGTTCTCCTCGGCCGAAGCCACATTCGCCCCGGCCGTCTCCATCTCGCGCAGGGATTGCCGGAAGGCCCTCAGGGCTGCTGCCGCGGCTTGGCCCGCCTGGCGCTCCGCTTCCTGGAGATCCCGGCGGGCGCGGGTGGTTTCGGCTTCCGCCTGGCGGATCCGGGCGGTGCGGATCCCCCCGTCGAAGACCTTCCAGGAAAGGCCGACGAAGAGGCTCGTGTCGTGCTCATGGACCATGTAAGGGTTCTGGGCATAGGTATGGCTGGCCTCGGCGGCCACCGTCGGGAGGCGGTCCTTGCGACGGTACCCCGCCTGATCCGCCAGGGCCTGGACCTTGGCCCGGGCGCTGCGCACGGTTTCGTTCCGGTGGGTGGCCAGGGCCCGGCAGGCCGGTTCGTCCCAGGGCGGGGTGGGGGGGCCCTCGGAGGTCTCAGGCAGGTCCTGCGGGGTTTCGGCGGGAAGGCCCATGGCGATGTTGAGCCCCTCCATGGCGGAGGCGTAGGCCTGGTCCAGGGCATGGTCCGCGTCGCCCACGGCGCGGAGGGCCACCTCCGTGCGGAGGAGGTCGTTGCGGGCCACCACCCCCTGCTCGAAGAGGGCCCTGGCCTGGGCCAGGTGGCTTTCCAGGGTCTTGCCACGCTGGGCCAGCACCTGCTTCTGGGCCTTCATGTTCAGGAGGCTGAAGTACCGCGCGGCCACCTCGCCCTGGGCCTTCTTCAGGTCGGCCTGACCGGCGTGGGCCACGGCCTCCTCCCGGGCGCGGGAGGCCGACATCGCTCCCTCCCGCCGGCCGAAATCCCACAGCAGGTATTGGATGGAGGCCTTGTAGCGCCAGGATTGCCGGTCCTCGGTGGGGAAGACCTGGGGGGGGACGGCGAGGGGTCCGACCCTCATGGGCTGACTGAGCAGCTCCGACCGGTGCTCCATGACCCGGTAGCCGCCCTGGAGCTGGATCTCCGGCCAGTAGAGTCCCTTCACCTGAGCGGTCTCCTCCTGGGCTCCTGCCAGGCTCAGCCGGGAGGCATCCGCCGCCTGAGAGGCCGATCCGGCCAGCCTCAGGGCCCTGGCCAGGCTGAGGGGTTCGCCGCCGCGGATCGCGTTGGCCAGGAAGGCGCTGAGCAGGAGGGCGGTCGCGGTTCTCATGCGGTGGCCCCCGCCCCTCGGAGGAAGCAGGCGATGGCGCGGTCCACGCAGGCCCCGGGAGACTCGTCGATGCCGCTCCGGTGGCTGTGATAGAGGGAGGCCTCGAGCACCCCGAAGCAGAGCTGCGTGAGGAACTCCTCACCGAGGTCCTGGAGCTGGCCGGCCCCCACCGCCTGGCGGAGGATGGCCTTCAGGCGGCTCCGTTCCGTTTCGTAGATCTCCTTCAGGCGGGGAAGGAACCGGGATTCGAAACCCCAGTCGAAGTAGACCCGGTCATGGATGAACATGGGCAGCCAGATGGCCCGGCCCTTGAACTGGTCGGCGTAGGCCAGGAACATGGCCCGCAGCTGCTCCAGGGGCGGGCGGTCGGTGTGGAGGAGGGCCTCCGCCTGGACGAAGAACTGCTCCGCCCGGCGGAGCATGACCTGTTCGTAGAGCTCCTGCTTGGAGGGGAAGTGCTCGTAGAGGCCCTGCATCCCGATCTGGGCTTCGGCGGCGACCTCCTGCATGGTGGCCTCGTCGAAGGGCTTCCGGCCGAACACCGTGCCCGCTGCTTCCAACAGCAAATCTTTTCTTTGCTGCTTTTCAAGACTCTTTCGGTCCATGGTCATCGGAGACTCCGAATCCATATTCCGAATTTAGAATTTTAATTATGACCGTCAAGTCACCTTTTCAAATCACGCCGACGGCCATTTTGCCCTTGACTGGATCAAACGATTGATTAATTCTTGGAACCTGTTGCTCAACCGTTTGATTGGTGAGCCGTAGTTGAGGAATCATGAACGCTCAATCGACCGATGCCTCCCTTGATACCCGCCAACGCCTGATCGAGGCTGCGATCCTGACCTTTGCCGAAAAGGGCTTTGATGGGGCTGGCATCCGCGAGATCGCCCAGCGGGCCAAGGCCAATTCCGCCCTCGTGACCTACCACTTCAGCGGCAAGGAGGGGCTCTATCTGGAATGCCTCCGGTTCATCTTCGCCCGGAAGGCCTGCCGCGTGGCCGAGTTGGCCGCCGCCCCCTCCCCCGAGGGGCCGGACGCCCGCGCGGCCGCGCTCCAGCAGCTCAAGAACCACATCTGGGCCTTCATGCAGGATCTGATGGCCTGCGATCCGGCTGATCCCCAGGATCCCCTGGGCGAGGCGGCCATGGCGCTCATGGCCCGCGAGATGCAGGCGCCCCGCCCGGTGTCCTCGGCCCTCCTCATGGAGCAGATCCGGCCCCATGTGGACCACCTCATGCAGTGCCTGCAGGTGCTGCGCCCAGACCTCTCCTGGGGCGAGCTCCTGAACATGGGCATGAGCATCCAGGGGCAGCTGCTCTATTTCCGCAACTCCCTGGGCATCGCCCGGCTCATCCGCGGCAACCCGAACTATCCGGAGGATCTCGAGGAGGTCATCCGGCACTTCACCGACTTCAGCCTGCGTGGGCTCGGCATCCCCGAAGCCTTCCCCCAGCCGAGGATCTGACCATGTTTTTGTTCGCCCCTCCCGTTCTCCAAGCTCCGGCGCCGACCGCGGCACCCGCCCCCGAGGCTCCACTGACGCTGGACCTGGTCGGCGCCCTGGCCCGGGCCAGGCATGAGAACCCGCTGCTCCGGGCCGCCAAGGCCCGCGTGGACGAGCGCCGCGGCCTCATCACCAGCACCCGGGCCGATGCCCTGCCGCAGCTCACCCTCGTGGGCGACTTCACCCGCGTGCGGGATGTCTCCATCCTCAACAGCGGCTTCGCAGACAGCGCCGCGACCTTCGGCCTGTCGCCGACCTCCCTGGTGGGCGCCCGCAGCATCTACACCAGCCAGGCGAACCTGACCCAGCCCCTGTTCTATTGGGGCAAGCTGGGCACGGCCGTGGACATCGCCAAGATGGGCGAACAGGAAGCCACCCTGGCCTATACGACCTCGGAGCTGGATGTCCTGCACGGCGTCGCCAAGGCCTACCTCGGGGTGCAGGCGGCCCAGGCCGAGCAGGAGGTCATCGAGACCCGCCGGAAGACGGCGGAGCAGTTCGTGGCGGATGTGAAGGCCCGGCTGGAGGCCCAGACCGCCACCGAGTTGGACCGCCTGCGGGCCGAGAGCGAGCTGCTGGCGGTCATTCCCGAGGCCCTCCAGGCGGAGGCCAATGTGAAGCGGGCCATGGAGGTGCTGAACGGGCAGCTGGGCCTGGATCCCAAGGCACCCCTCGCCCTGGCGCCCCTCGGTCTGCCGGAGGCCGCTCCCAAGCCGGCGGGCGCCGAGCGGAGCGAGCTGGCCCAGCTGAAGCAGCAGGAGGCCATGTACCGGGCCAACGAGAAGATCATCACCTCGGACCTGCGCCCCAAGTTCGACCTCAGCGCCAGCTACGGTTACCAGGCCGGGAAGAGCGACAACCTCTTCAAGGAGCCGTACGACACCTGGAAGGTGAGCGTCACGATGAAGTTCCCGATCTTCGACGGGCTGCGCAGCTCCGGCAAGAGGGCCCAGAACACGGCCCAGCTCGAACAGGTGAAGCAGTCCCGCATCGACCGGGAGCGGACCGTCGCCATCGAGCAGAGCACGGCGGACCGCGAGCTGGAGAAGGCCATGGCCCTGAACGAGGCCGCCCGCCGGGCCCATGACGCCACCGTTGAGGCGCTGCGCATGAGCCGCGAATCCTTCGAGCAGGGGCTCATCACCTCCCTCGACCTCCTGCAGGCGGAGCGCGCCGAACGCCAGGCCGAAAGCCAGCGCCGCCGCGCAGAACTGGGGCTCTGGTCCGCCCGCTTCGATCAGCGCCGCTCCCTCGGCCTGCCTCCTCTCTGATGCTGTCCGGGGGGGACCGCCCGCTCGCTTCGCTCGCGATGTCCCCCCCGGAGCCCCCCACCTCGCCACCAGGCGAAGCCTGACGGCGCGCTCGAATCCGACGATTTCCAGGAGCCGACCATGAACCGAAAAGCCATCCTCTACATCGCCGTGCCCGCCATCGTGATCGCCGGGGCGGCCAGCTTCCACCGCGGCAAGCGCAACAATGAGCTGGATCACCAGGCCACGGTGAAGTCCGAGGGCACGGTACCCGTGACCCTGGTCCCCGTCCAGGAGCGGAGCTTCCGCCCTGCCGTGGCCTTTACGGGCACCCTGCTGGCGGTGAACCGGGCCGAACTGAAAGCCGAGGTCACCGGCCGGGTGACCCGGGTGGCCGTGCAGGAAGGTGACACCGTCGCCGCCGGCGCGCTGCTGGGAGCTCAGGACGAAGACGACTACCAGCTGGGCGTCCAGGCGGCCGAGGCCCAGGCGGCCCAGGCCCGGGCCCAGGCCCTCCAGGCCCAGCGCGACAATGACCGCTCCGTGGCCCTGCTGGAGAAGCGCAGCATCACGCGCCAGGCCGCCCAGCAGGCCGAGACCGCCTACAACGCCACCCGGGCCGCGGCCCAGGCCGCTGAAAGCAACCTGGGGATGGCGCGGCTGCGCCTGAAGAAGGCCCGCCTCGTGGCGCCCTTCGCGGGGCAGGTGGCCCGGCGCGCGGTGCAGCCCGGCGAGATGCTGAACCCTGGCCAGGTCGCCTTCGAAGTCGTGGACAACCGCAAGCTGGAGGTCCGCGCGGACCTTCCCACGGAGGCCATGGCCCAGGTGAAGGTCGGCCAGCGCGCCACCTTCCGGGCCATCGGCCTGGACCGCCTGGTCGAAGGCCGCGTCGCCCAGGTGAGTCCCAGCCTGTCCCAGGACGGCCGCACCCTGCGCGTCCGGGTGGAGGTCCCCAACCCGGATGGCGCGCTCAAGGGCGGCCTCTTCGTCGAAGGCGTGATCCTCGGCGAGGGCGAGACCAAGAGCCCGGCGCTGCCGGCCACCCTGCTGAAGGCCCAGGACCGTGACGCCGAGATCTACATCGTGGAGCAGGAGGTGGCGCGCCGGAGGAAGGTCGTCCTGGGAACCGAGCAGGACGGTTTCCGTCCGGTCAGCGGGCTCGCGGTCGGCGCGCAGGTGGTCGACAGCGGCAAGGACCTGGTGGGCGAGGGTACCCGCCTTCGCGTGATCAGCGGCGCCGCCCCAACCAGCGCGAATGGCGGCCCTGCCGCAGGAGGGAAGTGAACCATGTTCCTGTCTGACCTCTCCATCCGCAGGCCGGTCCTGACCGTCTGCATCATGCTGGCCCTGGTGGTGTTGGGACTCTTCTCCGTGAAGAGCCTGGGCATCGACCAGTACCCCAACACCGACATCCCCACCGTCACCGTCTCTGTGATCTACCCCGGCGCCAGCCCCGAGTCCGTCAAGCAGGATGTGGTCCGGAAGATCGAAGAAGCCGTCAACCCCATCGAGAAGATCAAGGAGATCAGCTCCACCAGCCAGGAGGGCCTGGGCACGCTCGTGATCCAGTTCCACCTGGGCCGCAATGTCGACAACGCGCTGAATGATGTGCGCACGAAGATCGGCCAGATCCGCCGGGATCTCCCCAGCAACATCGAGGAGCCCGTCATCTCCAAGTTCGACCCCGCGCAGCTCCCGGTGCTCTCCCTGGTGGTGAAGCCGGATGCCAAGCATGCGGACATGAACGACCGGGAGCTCACCCGCATCGCCGAGGACTTCCTCAAGCGGCGCATCGAGAACATCAACGGGGTGGGCAAGGTGGATCCGGCGGGGGGCAGCACCCGCGAGATCCTCGTCAACATCGATCCCAAGAAGCTGGAATCCCAGGGCCTGGCCCTCCAGGCCGTGAAGAGCGCCCTGGGCAGCGACACCATGGCCATTCCCAGCGGCAACCTCCTCCAGGGCAACCGCGAAGTGTCCGTGAAGGTGGATGCCAAGGCCCGCACCGTGGCCGACTTCAACCATGTGATCGTGGGCAACAAGGAAGGCCGCCCCATCGAGCTGCAGGAAGTGGCGACGATCGTGGATGGCATCAAGGAGCGCCGTAGCCTCGCGCGCCTGGACGGCAAGGATGTGGTTGCCCTGGAAATCCAGCGGCAGACCGGCGGCAATACCGTCGCCATGGTGACGGCCGTGGAGAAGGCGCTGGAAGAGATGAAGCCCGAGCTGCAGAAGCAGGGCGTGGAAGTGGTCACGGCCAAGGACAACGCCCGCTTCATCATCGACAATGTCGACGATGTGAACATGTCCATCTACCTGGGTGGCCTGCTCACAGTCATCATCGTCTTCTTCTTCCTGAAGAGCTGGCGCTCCACGCTGATCACCAGCCTCACGCTTCCAGTGTCCGTGATCTCCACCTTCATCATCATGCGGGTGCTGGATTTCACCCTGAACACCATGACCCTCATGGGTCTCAGCCTGGCCATCGGCATCCTCATCGACGACGCCATCGTGGTCCGCGAGAACATCACCCGGCATGCGGAAATGGGCAAGGACCATGTCACCGCCGCCCGCGAGGGCACGGCGGAGATCGGCCCCGCGGTCATCGCCACGACGCTGTCCATCCTGGCGGTGTTCGTGCCCGTGGCCTTCATGGGCGGCATCGTGGGCAAGTTCTTCTTCCCCTTCGGCATCGTCGTGGCCTTCGCCGTGGCCGTCTCGCTGTTCGTGAGCTTCACGCTGGATCCGATGCTGAGTGCCGTGTGGCCCGATCCCGAACACGAGAAGAGTTCCGACGCCCATGTGCACTACCGGGGTCGCAATCCCATCATGCGCAGCGTGGAGGCCTTCAGCCGCATGCTCGACCGCTGGGAACAGCTCTACAAGACGGCCATCGAGTGGTCCCTGAACCACCGCAAGACGGTCATGGCCATGGGCGGCGGCAGCTTCGTGCTGGCCATGGGCCTCTCGGGCCTGCTCGGCAACAACTTCATGCCCGACTATGACCGGGGCGATCTGCAGGTGACCTTCAAGGCCGAACCAGGCTCCAGCCTGGCCGCCACCCGCGACAAGGCCCAGGCCATGGAAGCCTCCATCAAGGCCATCCCCGGCGTGGCCTTCACCTACACCACCATCGGCACGGGCCTGAACGGCACCGTGAATTCCGGCGGCATCTATGTGAAGTTGAAGGAAGGCCGCCGTCCCAACCAGGTGATCATCCGCCGCCAGATCCGCGAAGCCTTCCGCTCCATCCCCGGCGTGGATGCGGCCGTGGGGCCGGTGAACGACTGGGGCATGGCCTTCCCCATCATGGTGGCCGTGCAGGCGCCGGACCGGGACGCGGTCATCCAGGCCGTGCCTCTGGTGAAGGAGGCCCTGCGCAGCGTTCCGGGTGCCGTGGATGTGACCACCAGCCTGGACACCGGCAAGCCCGAGCTGAAGCTCGTCATCGATCGCAAGGCAGCCTCCGATCTGGGGGTGAGCCCGGCCCTGGTGGCCCAGATGGTGCGCCCCCTGGTGGACGGCGAAAAGGTGGCGAAGTATGAAGACGAGAAGGGCGAGCAGCGCGATGTGCGCGTCCGCCTCGAGGATCAGCAGCGCCGTTTCACGACGCAACTGGCGAACATGACGGTGCAGAGCACCAAGGATCTGGGCGGCGGCAAGCACCCGCTGGTGCGCCTCAACCAGGTGGTGCGCTTCGAGGAGGGGATCGCCCCCGCCAAGCTCCAGCGCCATGATCTGATGGAAGAAGTGGAGGTCGATGCGAACTTCGAGGGCTCCACCCTCGGCGAAGTCAGCGCCGGCGCCGCCAAGAAGGTGGAGGAACTGAAGGCGAGCGGCAGGCTGCCCGAAGGCACCCGGGTCGAGTTCCTGGGCCAGACCCGGGACCAGAAGGAGACCGCGGGCTACATGGGAACCTCGCTGTTGCTGGCGGTGTTCTTCATCTACTTCGTGCTCGCGAGCCAGTTCGAGAGCTTCAAGCTGCCCATCGCCATCATGGCCAGCCTGCCGCTCTCCATGGTGGGCATGGTGCTGATGCTGCTGGTGACGGGCGACTCCATGTCCATGATGACGAGCATCGGCATGATCCTCCTGATGGGCCTGGTGACGAAGAACGCCATCCTGCTGGTGGATCACGCCCTCCATCTGGAGCGCGAAGAAGGCATCTCCCGTCGCCAGGCCATCATCCGCGCAGGCACGGTGCGGTTGCGGCCCATCCTCATGACCAGCTTCGCCATGATCGGCGGCATGCTCCCGCTCTTCCTGGCGCTGGGCGCCGGGGCCGAGATGCGGGCTCCCATGGCCCGGGCCGTGGTGGGGGGCCTCATCACCTCCACCCTGCTCACGCTCATCGTGGTGCCGGTGTTCTTCGAGATCGTCGAGGACTTCAGCCTGGCCAAGGTCTGGGGCCGGATCCGGCGCCTGCTGGGTCGAGCCGAGCCGGAGCCCGAGGTGGTCCGCCCCCTCGCCGAAGCCCCGGATGCCTGAGCTCGATGAAGCCGGGGCATCCCGGCGGACCATCCGGGAGATATGAGCGCTCGTCTCCGGGCGCCGCTTGAGGCAATCTGAAGGGTGCCATGAATGTCGTCGCCCCTGAGCTGAAGGATCTGCTGCGTTTGGCCGAGGCCCCCGCAGAGGTCCTCGGGGCTCCAGGCGCCCGTCTCCGCTGGACCTCACCGCCCGCCCTGGCCCTGGTGCTGGCGCGCTGGATCACCCGCGAAGGCCGGGTCCAATCCCTCTGGGTGGATGCCCCCACCGAGGGGGAAGCCCGCACCCTGGCCCAGGACCTGCAAGCCCTGCTGCCTGGCGTGGGCGTGGCCCACTTCCCGGGGTTCGCGCCCTATGCCGGCGGCGAAAGCAGCCCGCCGGGCATGGTGCTGCGGGAGCGGTTGTCGACCCTGGTGGGCCTGCTCGAGCGCCAGGTCCAGGTGCTGGTGACGGGGCCGCTCACGGCCTGCGAGAAGCTGCCCCACCCCACCTGGTTCCAGAAGCAGAAGCTGGATCTCCATCGGGGCGCCGAAGTGCCCCGGGAACTGCTGCTGGAGACCCTGGTGGCCCTGGGCTATCGCCGCACGGAGATGGCTTCGGCACCTGGCGAATTCAGCTCCCGCGGCATGGTGGTGGACCTCTGGCCCGACCACCAGGCGCAGCCCCTGCGGCTGGAGACCTTCGGCGACGAGCTGGAGCGCCTCAGCCCCTTCGATCCCGACACCCAGCGGCGCACGGGCGAGGCGCTGGAATCCCTCACCCTGTATCCCCGCTTTGAGGGCGATCGCGGGGACGGCCGGGCCCTGCTGGCGGCCGTGGCCTCCCGCGCGGACCGCACGCCGGAAGCCGGCGACGACCTGGCCTTCCGACGGGCCCGGCTCGCCACCCACGGCCACTTCCCGGGCGAGGAACTGTTCCATCCCCTGCTGGCCCAGCCCAAGGGGCAGCTGGTCCACTGGATGCCGCCCTGCCTGCGGGTGCGGCTGGACGGGGCCTGGGAAGAAGCCCTGCGTGAAGCCGAGCGGACCCGCATCGAAGAGGGCCTGGCGGTGCTCCGCCGGGGCGGCGTGGTCTGCCCTGATTTCGAGGACCGGTTCCAGCCGACGGATCCCAGCCGGCCCACCCTCCACCTCACCGAGTGGCAGAGCGAGGCCACGGTGCCCCTCGCGGCCCAGCCCGTGCGGGAGTTCCAGGGGCGCCTGCCGGATCTGGCCGAGCATGTGCAGGAGCTGGCGCTCACGGGCCATCGGGTCTTCCTGGCGGGATCGACGCCCGGCATGCGGGACCGCTTCGCGGAATTCCTCCGGGACTACGATCTGCCCCAGGCCTACGGCACCGAAACGGGCTGCCGGGCCATCCAGCTGGCCCTGAGTGCAGGGGCCCACCTCAAGGAGCCCGCCCTGGTGGTCTTCACCGAGCGGGAGATCTTCGGGCGGAAGGCCATCCAGGCCGCCCCCAAGAAATCGCGCAGCGCGGCCTTCCTGTCGGACCTGCGGGACCTCAAGCCCGGCGACCGTGTGGTGCATCTCGACCATGGCATCGGCGAGTTCCTGGGGTTCGCGACCCTCACGGTGGGCGGTGAGGAACAGGAAGTCCTGCAGCTGCGCTATGCCGACGGTGGCCAGCTCAATGTGAGCCTGGAACGGGCCGATCTGATGCAGCGCTACACCGGGGCGGAGGGCCACCTGCCGCCCCTGGACAAGCTGGGCGGCGCCAGCTGGGCCAAGGTCAAGCGCAAGGCCAAGAAGGCCATCCGCGACATGGCCGACGAGCTGCTGAAGCTCTATGCCCAGCGGAAGCTGGAAAAGGGCCACGCCTATCCGCCCGACGGCCCGGACATGGCGGCCTTCGACGCCAGCTTCGCCTTCACCCCCACGCCGGACCAGGTCGAAGCCATCGAGGCGGTGAAGGCGGATCTGGAATCGCCGCGCCCCATGGACCGCCTGCTGGTGGGCGATGTGGGCTTCGGCAAGACCGAAGTGGCCATGCGCGCTGCGGCCAAGGTGGCCCTGGAAGGGCGCCAGGTGGCCGTGCTGTGCCCCACGACGGTGCTCTGCTTCCAGCACTTCAGGACCTTCAAGGAACGCTTCGCCGGATTCCCCATCCGCATCGAGATGCTCAACCGCTTCGTGGATCCCGCCGACCAGAAGCGCATCCTCCAGGAGGTGGCCGACGGCAAGGTGGAGATCGTCATCGGCACCCACCAGCTGCTGGGCGCGAAGCTGAAGTTCGCCGACCTCGGCCTGGTGGTGATCGACGAGGAGCAGCGGTTCGGCGTGGGCCACAAGGAGAAGCTGAAGAAGCTGCGCCTCAATGTGGACCAGCTCGCGCTCAGCGCCACGCCCATCCCGCGCACGCTCCACATGAGCCTCACGGGGCTCCGCGAGATCAGCCTCATCGAGACGCCGCCGAAGGACCGGCTGGCCATCGAGACCGTGGTGGCGCCCTGGAGCGACGAGCTGGTGCAGACGGCCATCCAGTTCGAGCTGCGCCGCGGCGGCCAGGTCTACCTGGTGCACAACCGCGTGGAATCCATCGTCTCCATCGCGGCGAGGGTGCGGGAGCTGGTGCCCGATGCCCGCGTGGCCGTGGGGCACGGGCAGATGACGGACGAGGGGCTCGAACAGGCCATGGTCTCGTTCATGGAGGGCCGCGTCGATGTCCTGGTGGCGACGACCATTGTCGAGAATGGCCTCGATGTGCCGAATGCGAACACGCTCATCGTGCACCGGGCCGATGCCTTCGGCCTCAGCCAGCTCTACCAGCTGCGGGGCCGCGTGGGGCGAAGCGATGTGCCGGCCTACGCCTACCTGCTGATTCCGCCCAAGCACGAGATCAGCGAGGACGCCCGCAAGCGGCTGCAGGCCCTGGAGGACTTCTCGGAACTGGGATCGGGCTTCCGCGTGGCGGCCATGGACCTGGAGCTGCGGGGTGCGGGCAACCTGCTGGGCGGCGAACAGTCCGGCCACATCCACGACATCGGCTTTGAGCTGTATGTGAAGCTGCTGGAGGAGACGCTTCAGGAGCTGCAGGGCCAGCCCAGCGGCACCTTCGAGGTGAAGGTGGACGGGCTGGCGCCCGGCGCCCAGCTCAGCCGCCGCTGGATCGACCAGGCCAGCGAGCGCCTGGTGGCGTACAAGCGCATCTCGCGGCTGCGCGAGGAGAAGGATCTGGAGCTCTACCGCCTGGATCTGGAGGACCGCTTCGGCCGCGTGCCGGAGGATGATCCGGAGACGCAGCGGTTCTTCGAGCTGCTCAAGGTCAAGGTCCGGGCGCAGGCCGTGGCCGTCTCCGAGGTGGCCGTGGAGAAG harbors:
- the mfd gene encoding transcription-repair coupling factor, yielding MNVVAPELKDLLRLAEAPAEVLGAPGARLRWTSPPALALVLARWITREGRVQSLWVDAPTEGEARTLAQDLQALLPGVGVAHFPGFAPYAGGESSPPGMVLRERLSTLVGLLERQVQVLVTGPLTACEKLPHPTWFQKQKLDLHRGAEVPRELLLETLVALGYRRTEMASAPGEFSSRGMVVDLWPDHQAQPLRLETFGDELERLSPFDPDTQRRTGEALESLTLYPRFEGDRGDGRALLAAVASRADRTPEAGDDLAFRRARLATHGHFPGEELFHPLLAQPKGQLVHWMPPCLRVRLDGAWEEALREAERTRIEEGLAVLRRGGVVCPDFEDRFQPTDPSRPTLHLTEWQSEATVPLAAQPVREFQGRLPDLAEHVQELALTGHRVFLAGSTPGMRDRFAEFLRDYDLPQAYGTETGCRAIQLALSAGAHLKEPALVVFTEREIFGRKAIQAAPKKSRSAAFLSDLRDLKPGDRVVHLDHGIGEFLGFATLTVGGEEQEVLQLRYADGGQLNVSLERADLMQRYTGAEGHLPPLDKLGGASWAKVKRKAKKAIRDMADELLKLYAQRKLEKGHAYPPDGPDMAAFDASFAFTPTPDQVEAIEAVKADLESPRPMDRLLVGDVGFGKTEVAMRAAAKVALEGRQVAVLCPTTVLCFQHFRTFKERFAGFPIRIEMLNRFVDPADQKRILQEVADGKVEIVIGTHQLLGAKLKFADLGLVVIDEEQRFGVGHKEKLKKLRLNVDQLALSATPIPRTLHMSLTGLREISLIETPPKDRLAIETVVAPWSDELVQTAIQFELRRGGQVYLVHNRVESIVSIAARVRELVPDARVAVGHGQMTDEGLEQAMVSFMEGRVDVLVATTIVENGLDVPNANTLIVHRADAFGLSQLYQLRGRVGRSDVPAYAYLLIPPKHEISEDARKRLQALEDFSELGSGFRVAAMDLELRGAGNLLGGEQSGHIHDIGFELYVKLLEETLQELQGQPSGTFEVKVDGLAPGAQLSRRWIDQASERLVAYKRISRLREEKDLELYRLDLEDRFGRVPEDDPETQRFFELLKVKVRAQAVAVSEVAVEKGALKLRLSPLTPLDPARLMAWVGRQKGGQLSPDGAVRLPLQGTADGPILQAQRVLAEWAALGTV